A genomic segment from Comamonas terrigena NBRC 13299 encodes:
- a CDS encoding Ppx/GppA family phosphatase, whose protein sequence is MKEGSALAAIDIGSNSILLETARMERGHIRLQLHRKETIRLGGALDADGRLQPEAMERGWDCLQRYAQLMAHVPPSQRKVVATQTLREATNRQIFLDRTASIVQCPVEVITGEQEAQLIYQGVALFLPDDQHPRLVVDIGGRSTELGWGQGSELRHASSYPLGSVGWAQAFFPDGTLSANAFAQAREAALSVLAPARPLANQLATASSAQVYGASGTAGAISKVLTAQGHTPGSISREALWALRDQLQSWGHVRHLASLQGLRSELLPVIGGGISVMCAVFELLGLQQMRMAQGALRHGLLVSLSQAGPLDG, encoded by the coding sequence ATGAAAGAGGGAAGCGCGCTGGCCGCAATCGACATCGGCTCCAACAGCATTCTGCTGGAGACCGCGCGCATGGAGCGTGGCCATATCCGCCTGCAGCTGCACCGCAAGGAAACCATCCGCCTGGGAGGCGCCCTGGATGCCGACGGCCGCCTGCAGCCCGAAGCCATGGAGCGCGGCTGGGACTGCCTGCAGCGCTACGCCCAGCTGATGGCCCATGTGCCACCCTCGCAGCGCAAGGTGGTGGCCACCCAGACCCTGCGCGAAGCCACCAACCGCCAGATCTTTCTGGACCGCACCGCATCGATTGTGCAATGCCCGGTGGAAGTCATCACCGGCGAGCAGGAAGCACAGCTGATCTACCAGGGCGTGGCCCTGTTCCTACCCGACGACCAGCATCCCCGGCTGGTGGTGGACATCGGAGGCCGCTCCACCGAGCTGGGCTGGGGCCAGGGCAGCGAGCTGCGACACGCCAGCTCCTACCCCTTGGGCAGTGTGGGCTGGGCGCAGGCCTTCTTCCCCGATGGCACGCTGTCTGCCAACGCCTTTGCCCAGGCACGTGAGGCAGCGCTGTCCGTGCTGGCCCCGGCACGCCCCTTGGCCAACCAACTGGCCACGGCATCCAGCGCGCAGGTGTACGGTGCTTCCGGCACGGCGGGCGCCATCAGCAAGGTGCTGACGGCCCAGGGCCATACCCCGGGCAGCATCAGCCGCGAGGCGTTGTGGGCGCTGCGCGACCAGTTGCAGTCCTGGGGCCATGTGCGCCACCTGGCCAGCCTGCAAGGGCTGCGCTCCGAGCTGCTACCGGTCATCGGTGGCGGCATCAGCGTGATGTGTGCGGTGTTCGAACTGCTGGGGCTACAGCAGATGCGCATGGCCCAGGGGGCACTGCGGCACGGGCTGCTGGTGAGCCTGTCACAAGCCGGCCCGCTGGATGGCTGA
- the ppk1 gene encoding polyphosphate kinase 1 — MAALLPVPAPPVLPLLDRDLCILAFNERVLAWAMRDDVPLLERLRFLTIVSSNLDEFFEVRAAPQVTAMRAAIEQGAAMPAPLQALADHSHALVTQQYRIYNEEISPAFGRVGIRVVANRDRTAAQREWVHSYFAKEVQPLLVPVGLDPAHPFPKVANKTLNFIVRLQGNDAFGRHNDVAILRVPRALPRLVAMPAKVTEGKRLFVSLTSIVRAHLKDLFPGRKVQEFSQFRVTRHSDLSVDEEDVPDLRTALRQGLHHRHYGMAVRLEVDFGCSDTLAQMLLTQFSLPPQVLFRVKGPVNLGRLAQLIELVDAPQLLFPAWRPVWPRQLAQGSSIMAQMRQRDVLMHQPFESFDGVLALLREAVNDPQVLVIKQTIYRTGADSELMRLLGEAVRRGKEVMAVVELKARFDEEANINWAESLEDVGAQVVYGVVGLKTHAKMLLVTRREGRRLRRYGHLSTGNYNMRTARLYTDLGYLTCEAGTTADMDAVFSHLANQNHMPQLQRLVMAPFALHDRLLALIGKAADAARQGKPARIVVKMNALTDEALIRGLVAAGQAGVQIDLIVRGACMLPPQVAGQTDNIRVRSVIGRFLEHTRVFYFAWGVHEHVYLSSADWMSRNMLRRVELAWPVTDAALRQQIIDECLVAYLHDDRDAWSQQPDGRYLPPPHPQTGLGAQQALMQRYAGG; from the coding sequence ATGGCGGCCTTGTTGCCCGTGCCGGCGCCGCCAGTGCTGCCGCTGCTGGACCGGGACCTGTGCATTCTGGCGTTCAACGAACGCGTGCTGGCCTGGGCCATGCGCGACGATGTGCCGCTGCTGGAGCGGCTGCGGTTCCTGACCATCGTCTCCTCCAATCTGGACGAGTTCTTCGAGGTGCGCGCCGCACCGCAGGTCACGGCCATGCGTGCGGCCATCGAGCAGGGGGCGGCCATGCCGGCACCGCTGCAGGCCCTGGCCGACCATTCCCATGCCCTGGTGACGCAGCAGTACCGGATCTACAACGAAGAGATCAGCCCGGCCTTCGGGCGTGTCGGCATCCGTGTGGTGGCCAATCGCGACCGCACGGCGGCCCAGAGGGAATGGGTGCACAGCTATTTCGCCAAGGAGGTGCAGCCGCTGCTGGTGCCGGTTGGGCTGGATCCGGCTCATCCTTTTCCCAAGGTGGCCAACAAGACGCTGAACTTCATCGTGCGGCTACAGGGCAATGATGCCTTCGGTCGCCACAATGATGTGGCTATTTTGCGTGTGCCGCGTGCGCTGCCGCGCCTGGTGGCCATGCCAGCCAAGGTCACGGAAGGCAAGCGCCTGTTCGTCAGTCTGACCAGCATCGTGCGTGCCCATCTGAAAGACCTGTTTCCGGGCCGCAAGGTGCAGGAGTTTTCGCAGTTCCGCGTCACGCGCCACTCCGATCTCTCGGTGGATGAGGAGGATGTGCCGGACCTGCGGACCGCGTTGCGCCAGGGCCTGCACCACCGGCATTACGGCATGGCCGTGCGGCTGGAGGTGGACTTCGGCTGCTCCGACACGCTCGCGCAGATGCTGCTCACCCAGTTCTCGCTGCCGCCGCAGGTGTTGTTCCGCGTCAAGGGACCGGTGAATCTGGGGCGGCTGGCACAGCTGATCGAGCTGGTGGATGCGCCGCAACTGCTGTTCCCCGCCTGGCGCCCGGTCTGGCCACGCCAGCTGGCGCAAGGCAGCTCCATCATGGCGCAGATGCGCCAGCGCGATGTGCTGATGCACCAGCCGTTCGAGAGCTTCGATGGCGTGCTGGCGTTGCTGCGCGAGGCCGTGAACGACCCGCAGGTGCTGGTGATCAAGCAGACCATCTACCGCACCGGTGCCGATTCCGAGCTGATGCGGCTGCTGGGCGAGGCGGTGCGCCGCGGCAAGGAGGTCATGGCGGTGGTGGAGCTCAAGGCCCGCTTTGACGAGGAAGCCAACATCAACTGGGCAGAGTCTCTGGAGGATGTGGGTGCCCAGGTGGTCTATGGCGTGGTGGGACTCAAGACCCACGCCAAGATGCTGCTGGTGACGCGGCGCGAAGGTCGGCGCCTGCGGCGCTACGGCCATCTGTCCACCGGCAACTACAACATGCGCACGGCGCGGCTGTATACCGATCTCGGCTATCTGACCTGTGAGGCCGGCACCACGGCCGATATGGATGCCGTATTCAGCCATCTGGCCAACCAGAACCACATGCCCCAGCTGCAGCGCCTGGTGATGGCGCCGTTTGCCCTGCATGACCGCCTGCTGGCGCTGATAGGCAAGGCGGCCGATGCTGCGCGCCAGGGCAAGCCAGCGCGCATTGTGGTGAAGATGAATGCGCTGACCGATGAAGCCCTGATACGCGGCCTGGTGGCGGCCGGGCAGGCCGGTGTGCAGATTGATCTGATCGTGCGCGGAGCCTGCATGCTGCCGCCACAGGTGGCCGGGCAGACCGACAACATCCGCGTGCGATCGGTGATCGGCCGCTTTCTGGAACACACCCGCGTCTTCTATTTTGCCTGGGGTGTGCACGAGCATGTCTACCTGTCCAGCGCTGACTGGATGAGCCGCAACATGCTGCGGCGTGTGGAGCTGGCCTGGCCGGTGACGGATGCGGCGCTGCGCCAGCAGATCATCGACGAATGCTTGGTGGCCTATCTGCACGATGACCGGGATGCCTGGAGCCAACAGCCCGATGGCCGCTATCTGCCGCCCCCGCATCCCCAGACCGGCCTGGGCGCACAGCAGGCACTGATGCAGCGCTACGCGGGCGGCTGA
- a CDS encoding Ppx/GppA phosphatase family protein, with protein MPHATTLAAIDLGSNSFRLEIGSYEHLQIQRVEYLKETVRQGNGLDDERNLTPEAMERGWACLARFGERLRGFDPQRVRAVATQTLREARNREAFVQRGSELLGFPIDVISGEDEARLIYRGVVSQLPMSDERRLVMDIGGRSTEFVLGHGVQAEALASYRIGSVAWSMRYFPQGVLTAEAFANAELAARAVLDEALDTFRPGSWDCAYASAGTANAVGEVLIANGRSQGVIDRDGLDWLLQQLLRAQTMDRIRLEGMREDRRPMLAGGISIMRAAFDLLGIDSMQIAQGALRQGVLHDLIDADLPTGDLRTASVQALANRFAVETAHGRHVADTAQHLWREMTGSTQPQHHLLEWAGLLHEVGQRINRSDYHRHSAYILQYSGAKGFAEDELLHLALLVLGHRGKLKKVEDFISQAPGAMELLALRLAVILCHARQAPQLQGMQLLRRGASFTLRAPAHWSQQFPQSAHLLAEEAEAWSRTPWKLQLLLD; from the coding sequence ATGCCACACGCCACGACACTTGCCGCCATCGACCTGGGCTCCAACAGTTTCCGGCTGGAAATTGGCAGCTATGAGCACCTGCAGATCCAGCGGGTCGAATACCTCAAGGAAACCGTGCGCCAGGGCAACGGGCTGGATGACGAGCGCAACCTGACCCCGGAAGCCATGGAGCGCGGCTGGGCCTGCCTGGCGCGGTTTGGCGAGCGCCTGCGCGGCTTCGACCCCCAGCGTGTGCGTGCGGTGGCCACACAGACACTGCGCGAAGCCCGCAACCGGGAGGCTTTTGTGCAGCGCGGCAGCGAGCTGCTGGGCTTTCCCATTGATGTCATCAGCGGCGAAGACGAAGCACGCCTGATCTACCGCGGCGTGGTCAGCCAGCTGCCGATGAGCGATGAACGGCGCCTGGTGATGGACATTGGCGGCCGCTCCACCGAATTCGTGCTGGGCCACGGCGTGCAGGCCGAAGCCCTGGCCTCCTACCGCATTGGCAGCGTGGCCTGGTCCATGCGCTACTTTCCCCAGGGCGTGCTGACCGCAGAAGCCTTTGCCAACGCCGAACTGGCCGCCCGCGCCGTGCTGGACGAGGCGTTGGACACCTTCCGTCCCGGCAGCTGGGATTGCGCCTATGCCTCGGCAGGTACGGCCAATGCCGTCGGCGAGGTCCTGATTGCCAATGGCCGCAGCCAGGGCGTGATCGACCGCGACGGCCTGGACTGGCTGCTGCAGCAGCTGTTGCGCGCCCAGACGATGGACCGCATCCGGCTGGAAGGCATGCGCGAGGACCGCCGCCCCATGCTGGCCGGCGGCATCAGCATCATGCGTGCCGCCTTCGACCTGCTGGGCATTGACTCCATGCAGATTGCCCAGGGCGCACTGCGCCAGGGCGTGCTGCATGACCTGATCGATGCCGATCTGCCCACAGGCGACCTGCGCACTGCCAGTGTGCAGGCCCTGGCCAACCGTTTTGCCGTGGAAACCGCCCATGGGCGCCATGTGGCCGACACCGCCCAGCACCTGTGGCGCGAGATGACCGGCAGCACCCAGCCACAGCACCACCTGCTGGAATGGGCCGGCCTGTTGCACGAGGTGGGCCAACGCATCAACCGCAGCGACTACCACCGCCACAGCGCCTACATCCTGCAATACAGCGGTGCCAAAGGCTTTGCCGAGGACGAGTTGCTGCACCTGGCCCTGCTGGTGCTGGGCCACCGCGGCAAGCTCAAGAAGGTGGAAGACTTCATCAGCCAGGCTCCCGGTGCCATGGAACTGCTGGCCCTGCGCCTGGCCGTGATCCTGTGCCACGCCCGCCAGGCACCCCAATTGCAGGGCATGCAACTGCTGCGCCGCGGTGCGAGCTTCACCCTGCGTGCGCCGGCCCACTGGTCGCAGCAGTTTCCCCAATCCGCCCATCTGCTGGCGGAAGAGGCGGAAGCCTGGTCCAGGACGCCGTGGAAACTGCAACTCTTGCTGGACTGA
- the pstS gene encoding phosphate ABC transporter substrate-binding protein PstS, whose amino-acid sequence MKLSVLRGVVTGVVAVAGVSAVWAQQEATGAGASFPAPLYSKWAADYHKATGVKINYQSVGSSAGIKQIEAKTVDFGASDEPLKDDELAKKGLVQFPTVIGGIVPVVNIKGIAPGQLKLSGQVLGDIYLGKITKWNDAAIVALNPGVALPDATIAPVRRADGSGTTFGFTNYLSKVNAEWKEKVGEGKAVNWPTGAGGKGNEGVAAFVGRLPNSIGYVEYAYVKQNKLTFTLLQNSSGAFVTPDDATFKAAAAGADWSKSFFQILTNQPGKDAWPITSATFILMHAKQEKPEQAAAALKFFQWAYQSGDQTAAGLDYVPMPEPVKQVIYKSWGNIKNAAGQTIAVK is encoded by the coding sequence ATGAAGTTGTCTGTGTTGCGTGGTGTGGTGACGGGTGTGGTGGCTGTGGCCGGTGTGTCTGCTGTGTGGGCACAGCAGGAAGCCACGGGCGCGGGTGCCAGCTTCCCCGCTCCGCTGTACTCCAAGTGGGCTGCGGATTACCACAAGGCCACTGGTGTGAAGATCAACTACCAGTCCGTGGGCTCCAGTGCCGGCATCAAGCAGATCGAAGCCAAGACGGTGGACTTCGGTGCCTCGGACGAGCCGCTGAAGGACGACGAGCTGGCCAAAAAGGGTCTGGTGCAGTTCCCCACCGTGATCGGCGGCATCGTGCCCGTGGTCAACATCAAGGGTATTGCTCCCGGTCAGCTCAAGCTGAGCGGTCAGGTGCTGGGTGACATCTACCTGGGCAAGATCACCAAGTGGAATGACGCAGCCATCGTGGCCCTGAATCCCGGTGTCGCGCTGCCGGATGCCACCATAGCTCCGGTGCGCCGTGCCGACGGTTCGGGCACCACCTTCGGTTTCACCAACTACCTCTCCAAGGTGAACGCCGAGTGGAAGGAAAAAGTGGGTGAAGGCAAGGCTGTGAACTGGCCCACCGGTGCCGGCGGCAAGGGCAACGAAGGCGTGGCCGCCTTTGTGGGCCGTCTGCCCAACTCCATCGGTTACGTGGAATACGCCTATGTCAAGCAAAACAAACTGACCTTCACCCTGCTGCAAAACAGCAGCGGCGCTTTCGTGACGCCGGATGACGCCACCTTCAAGGCGGCGGCTGCCGGTGCCGACTGGTCCAAGAGCTTCTTCCAGATACTGACCAACCAGCCTGGCAAGGACGCATGGCCCATCACCAGCGCCACCTTCATCCTGATGCACGCCAAGCAGGAAAAGCCCGAGCAGGCAGCTGCTGCGCTGAAGTTCTTCCAGTGGGCCTACCAGTCGGGTGACCAAACGGCCGCTGGTCTGGACTATGTGCCCATGCCTGAACCCGTCAAGCAAGTGATCTACAAGTCCTGGGGCAACATCAAGAATGCCGCAGGCCAGACCATCGCTGTGAAGTAA
- the pstC gene encoding phosphate ABC transporter permease subunit PstC — MADRLFALLAKAAAWVTLGLLAAILVSLLFGAWPAIKEYGLGFLVNSEWDPVQDKYGGLVMIYGTLMTSLIALVIAVPVSFGIALFLTELSPAWLKRPLGTAIELLAAVPSIVYGMWGLMVFGPVLATYVQQPLQSLLDGVPYLGALVSGPPVGIGILSAGIILAIMIIPFIASVMRDVFEVTPALLKESAYGLGSTTWEVVWKVVLPYTKAGVLGGVMLGLGRALGETMAVTFVIGNMNQLNSLSVFEAANSITSALANEFAEAGEGLHQASLIYLGLVLFFITFVVLSLSKVLLNRLKKSEGARA, encoded by the coding sequence ATGGCGGATCGTCTGTTTGCGTTGCTGGCCAAGGCGGCCGCATGGGTGACCCTGGGTTTGTTGGCGGCCATTCTGGTGTCGCTGCTGTTTGGTGCCTGGCCGGCCATCAAGGAATACGGTCTGGGTTTTCTGGTCAACAGCGAGTGGGATCCCGTGCAGGACAAGTACGGCGGTCTGGTGATGATTTACGGCACCTTGATGACCTCGCTGATCGCGCTGGTGATCGCGGTGCCGGTGAGTTTCGGCATTGCACTGTTCCTGACCGAGCTGTCGCCCGCCTGGCTCAAGCGCCCGCTGGGCACGGCCATCGAATTGCTGGCCGCCGTGCCGTCCATCGTGTACGGCATGTGGGGCCTGATGGTGTTCGGTCCCGTGCTGGCCACCTATGTGCAGCAGCCGCTGCAGTCCCTGCTGGATGGTGTGCCCTATCTGGGCGCCCTGGTGTCGGGCCCGCCGGTGGGTATCGGCATTCTGTCGGCCGGCATCATCCTGGCCATTATGATCATTCCGTTCATCGCCTCGGTGATGCGCGATGTGTTTGAAGTCACGCCCGCACTGCTCAAGGAGTCGGCCTACGGCCTGGGCTCCACCACCTGGGAAGTGGTGTGGAAAGTGGTGTTGCCCTATACCAAGGCCGGTGTGCTGGGCGGCGTCATGCTGGGCCTGGGACGTGCGCTGGGCGAGACCATGGCCGTGACCTTCGTGATCGGCAACATGAACCAGCTGAATTCGCTGTCGGTATTCGAGGCGGCCAACAGCATCACCTCGGCCCTGGCCAACGAGTTTGCCGAAGCCGGCGAAGGTCTGCACCAGGCATCGCTGATCTATCTGGGCCTGGTGCTGTTCTTCATCACCTTTGTCGTGCTGTCGCTGTCCAAGGTGCTGCTCAACCGTCTGAAAAAGAGTGAAGGAGCACGGGCATGA
- the pstA gene encoding phosphate ABC transporter permease PstA: MSTTSQRMLQDADLAARRQAKYAKRKRLNRIALTLSLAAMAFGVFWLIWILWETVSLGLGGLNAALFTDMTPPPNEEGGLANAIFGSLTMVLMATLVGTPIGVMAGVYLAEYDPRSWLASTTRFVNDILLSAPSIVIGLFVYAVVVARFKSFSGYAGIVALALLVIPVVIRTTENMLTLVPSNLREAAYALGTPKWKVISRITLRAARAGVITGVLLAVARIAGETAPLLFTALNNQFWNADLSKPMASLPVTIFKFAMSPYENWQQLAWAGVFLITMAVLALNILARVLTRQK, encoded by the coding sequence ATGAGCACCACCAGCCAACGCATGCTGCAAGATGCCGACCTGGCTGCACGCCGCCAGGCCAAATACGCCAAGCGCAAGCGCCTGAACCGCATTGCCTTGACCCTGTCGCTGGCCGCCATGGCCTTCGGCGTGTTCTGGCTGATCTGGATTCTGTGGGAAACCGTCAGCCTGGGACTGGGGGGCCTGAATGCAGCGCTGTTCACCGACATGACGCCTCCGCCCAATGAAGAGGGCGGCCTGGCCAATGCCATCTTCGGTTCTCTGACCATGGTGCTGATGGCCACGCTGGTGGGGACTCCCATCGGTGTGATGGCCGGCGTCTACCTGGCCGAGTACGACCCGCGCAGCTGGCTGGCCAGCACCACGCGGTTTGTGAATGACATTCTGCTGTCTGCCCCCTCCATCGTGATCGGCCTGTTTGTCTATGCTGTGGTGGTGGCGCGCTTCAAGAGTTTTTCGGGTTACGCCGGCATCGTGGCGCTGGCGCTGCTGGTGATTCCGGTGGTGATCCGCACTACCGAGAACATGCTCACCCTGGTGCCATCCAATCTGCGCGAGGCCGCCTATGCGCTGGGCACGCCCAAGTGGAAGGTCATCAGCCGCATCACCTTGCGTGCGGCCCGTGCCGGTGTGATCACCGGCGTGCTGCTGGCCGTGGCCCGCATCGCCGGGGAGACGGCTCCGCTGCTGTTCACGGCGTTGAACAACCAGTTCTGGAATGCCGACCTGTCCAAGCCCATGGCCAGCCTGCCGGTGACCATCTTCAAGTTTGCGATGAGCCCGTACGAAAACTGGCAGCAACTGGCATGGGCGGGCGTGTTCCTGATCACCATGGCCGTGCTTGCACTGAACATCCTGGCACGTGTGTTGACCCGCCAAAAGTAA
- the pstB gene encoding phosphate ABC transporter ATP-binding protein PstB yields the protein MTATTLNPVSTAKLSVRDLNFYYGKFHALKNINLEIPEKKVTAFIGPSGCGKSTLLRTFNRMYELYPEQRAEGQIMLDGENLLTSKQDVALIRAKVGMVFQKPTPFPMSIYDNIAFGVKLFEDLSAADMDDRVEWALRKAALWSEVKDKLQQSGSGLSGGQQQRLCIARGIAIKPEVLLLDEPCSALDPISTSKVEELIAELKSDYTVVIVTHNMQQAARCSDYTAYMYLGDLVEFGETEQMFFKPQRKETEDYITGRFG from the coding sequence ATGACTGCGACTACCCTGAATCCGGTGAGCACCGCCAAGCTGTCGGTGCGTGATCTGAACTTCTACTACGGCAAGTTCCACGCCCTCAAGAACATCAACCTCGAGATCCCCGAAAAAAAGGTCACGGCCTTCATTGGGCCCTCGGGCTGTGGCAAGTCCACCTTGCTGCGCACCTTCAACCGCATGTACGAGCTCTATCCCGAGCAGCGTGCCGAAGGCCAGATCATGCTGGACGGCGAGAATCTGCTGACCAGCAAGCAGGACGTGGCGCTGATCCGTGCCAAGGTGGGCATGGTGTTCCAGAAGCCGACGCCGTTCCCCATGTCTATCTACGACAATATTGCCTTTGGCGTGAAGCTGTTTGAAGACCTGAGCGCCGCCGACATGGACGACCGTGTGGAATGGGCGCTGCGCAAGGCGGCGCTGTGGTCGGAAGTGAAAGACAAGCTGCAGCAAAGCGGCTCCGGTCTGTCCGGTGGCCAGCAGCAGCGCCTGTGCATTGCGCGCGGCATCGCCATCAAGCCGGAAGTGCTGCTGCTCGATGAGCCCTGCTCGGCCCTGGATCCGATTTCCACCTCCAAGGTGGAAGAGCTGATTGCCGAACTCAAGAGCGATTACACCGTGGTGATCGTGACCCACAACATGCAGCAGGCAGCACGTTGCAGCGACTACACCGCCTATATGTACCTGGGCGATCTGGTGGAATTCGGGGAGACGGAACAGATGTTCTTCAAGCCCCAGCGCAAAGAAACCGAAGACTACATTACCGGCCGCTTCGGCTGA
- the phoU gene encoding phosphate signaling complex protein PhoU, which produces MPDKHLSSQFDSELNRVSARVMELGGLVEQQIHQAVHALTQFSTDSIAQINANEARVNAMEVEIDYELSSIIGRRQPTARDLRMLMAFSKVTANLERMGDEAHKIARMVQSIIESGAARSLPAGELRVAAEMASSMLRKALDALARLDTKSAVVILKEDDLIDHEFDGFVRKLITYMMEDPRKISPSLDLLFVAKAIERIGDHSKNVAEQIIYLVEGKDIRHETMDVIESTVK; this is translated from the coding sequence ATGCCAGACAAGCATCTTTCCTCGCAGTTTGACTCGGAGCTCAACCGCGTCTCGGCCCGTGTCATGGAGCTGGGCGGTCTGGTGGAGCAGCAGATCCACCAGGCAGTCCATGCCCTCACGCAGTTCAGCACCGATTCGATTGCGCAGATCAACGCCAATGAAGCGCGCGTGAATGCGATGGAAGTCGAGATCGACTACGAACTCTCTTCCATCATCGGCCGACGCCAGCCCACGGCCCGCGATCTGCGCATGCTGATGGCCTTTTCCAAGGTCACCGCCAACCTGGAACGCATGGGCGACGAAGCCCACAAGATTGCCCGCATGGTGCAGTCCATCATCGAAAGCGGTGCCGCCCGATCGCTGCCCGCAGGGGAGCTGCGCGTCGCGGCCGAGATGGCCTCGAGCATGCTGCGCAAGGCGCTGGATGCGCTGGCGCGGCTGGACACCAAGTCGGCGGTGGTCATCCTCAAGGAGGACGATCTGATCGACCACGAATTCGATGGTTTTGTGCGCAAGCTCATCACCTACATGATGGAAGATCCGCGCAAGATTTCGCCCAGCCTGGACCTGCTGTTCGTGGCCAAGGCCATCGAGCGCATCGGTGACCACTCCAAGAACGTGGCCGAGCAAATCATCTACCTGGTCGAAGGCAAGGACATCCGCCATGAAACCATGGATGTTATCGAATCGACGGTGAAATAA
- the phoB gene encoding phosphate regulon transcriptional regulator PhoB, with translation MKKNPQILIVEDEPAIAELIAVNLRHNGFQPVWAEDGASAQRELDAVLPDAILLDWMLPGASGLALARKWRTDPRTKSIPILMLTARGDEPDKVSGLDAGADDYITKPFSTQELLARIRAVLRRRAPEQVATRVTMGTLELDASTHRVSYAGEALKLGPTEFKLLNYLLNHPERVHSRAQLLDKVWGDHVFIEERTVDVHVKRLREALGEAGGMVQTVRGVGYRLSAPSSAAGA, from the coding sequence ATGAAGAAGAACCCCCAAATCCTGATCGTGGAGGATGAGCCAGCGATTGCGGAGCTGATCGCCGTCAATCTGCGCCACAACGGTTTCCAGCCGGTGTGGGCCGAGGACGGTGCCAGCGCCCAGCGTGAGCTGGATGCCGTCCTGCCCGACGCCATCTTGCTGGACTGGATGCTGCCGGGGGCCAGTGGCCTGGCCCTGGCGCGCAAGTGGCGCACGGATCCGCGCACCAAGTCGATTCCCATCCTGATGCTGACGGCGCGTGGTGACGAGCCTGACAAGGTGTCGGGCCTGGATGCCGGTGCCGACGACTACATCACCAAGCCCTTTTCCACGCAGGAGCTGCTGGCGCGCATCCGCGCCGTGCTGCGCCGCCGGGCACCGGAGCAGGTGGCCACACGCGTGACCATGGGTACCCTGGAGCTGGATGCATCGACCCACCGCGTCTCGTATGCGGGCGAGGCGCTGAAGCTGGGGCCGACAGAGTTCAAGCTGCTGAACTATCTGCTGAACCATCCGGAACGTGTGCACAGCCGCGCACAGCTGCTGGACAAGGTCTGGGGTGACCATGTCTTCATCGAGGAGCGGACGGTAGACGTGCACGTCAAGCGCCTGCGCGAAGCGCTGGGCGAAGCTGGCGGCATGGTGCAGACGGTGCGGGGTGTGGGTTACCGCCTGAGCGCCCCCTCGTCCGCGGCAGGCGCCTGA